A region from the Streptomyces sp. 3214.6 genome encodes:
- a CDS encoding amino acid ABC transporter permease has product MADTDVRLQPRKKGLTRRQKRSLSRGVQYAVFVAAVIVFAVTADWGRLKNQFAQWDIAKEMFPDVITLALKNTVLYTLSGFALGLVLGLVIALMRLSSVGPYRWVAAVYIEIFRGLPALLIFVFIGVAVPLAFPGTEIIGGTYGKAALGLGVIGAAYMAETFRAGIQAVPKGQMEAARSLGFSPARAMVSIIIPQAFRIILPPLTNELIMLFKDSSLVLILGVTLEERELSKFGRDLASTTANSTPILVAGLCYLLVTIPLGFVVRRMEAKAQEAVK; this is encoded by the coding sequence ATGGCTGATACGGACGTACGACTCCAGCCGAGGAAAAAGGGCCTGACCCGGCGCCAGAAGCGCAGCCTGTCGCGTGGCGTGCAGTACGCGGTGTTCGTCGCGGCGGTGATCGTCTTCGCGGTCACCGCCGACTGGGGCCGGCTGAAGAACCAGTTCGCCCAGTGGGACATCGCCAAGGAGATGTTCCCCGACGTCATCACGCTCGCGCTGAAGAACACCGTGCTGTACACGCTGTCCGGGTTCGCGCTCGGGCTGGTGCTCGGTCTCGTCATCGCGCTGATGCGGCTGTCGTCGGTCGGCCCGTACCGCTGGGTCGCCGCCGTCTACATCGAGATCTTCCGGGGTCTGCCCGCCCTGCTGATCTTCGTCTTCATCGGCGTGGCCGTCCCGCTGGCCTTCCCCGGCACGGAGATCATCGGCGGCACCTACGGCAAGGCGGCCCTCGGGCTCGGCGTGATCGGCGCCGCCTACATGGCGGAGACGTTCCGGGCCGGCATCCAGGCCGTGCCCAAGGGGCAGATGGAGGCCGCCCGCTCGCTGGGCTTCTCGCCCGCGCGCGCGATGGTCTCGATCATCATCCCGCAGGCGTTCCGGATCATCCTTCCGCCGCTCACCAACGAGCTGATCATGCTCTTCAAGGACTCCTCCCTGGTCCTGATCCTCGGCGTGACGCTGGAGGAGCGCGAACTGTCCAAGTTCGGCCGCGACCTGGCCAGCACGACCGCCAACTCCACGCCGATCCTGGTCGCCGGCCTCTGCTATCTGCTGGTGACCATCCCGCTCGGCTTCGTCGTGCGCCGTATGGAGGCGAAGGCCCAGGAGGCCGTGAAATGA
- a CDS encoding amino acid ABC transporter ATP-binding protein, which produces MSRPEIDVRGLHKSFGDNEVLRGIDLEIGQGEVVCVIGPSGSGKSTLLRCVNLLEEPTKGQVFVGGTELTDPDVDIDAVRRRIGMVFQQFNLFPHLSVTENLTLPQRRVLGRGKAEAAKVAAENLERVGLSEKATAYPASLSGGQQQRVAIARALAMGPEVMLFDEPTSALDPELVGDVLAVMRMLANEGMTMMVVTHEMTFAREVADRVVFMDGGVIVEDGAPADVIGNPSHERTRHFLSRLLDPAMAQVEEETSDQVGGPEK; this is translated from the coding sequence ATGAGCCGACCCGAGATCGACGTACGCGGGCTGCACAAGTCCTTCGGCGACAACGAGGTGCTGCGCGGCATCGACCTGGAGATCGGCCAGGGCGAGGTCGTCTGCGTGATCGGCCCGTCCGGCTCGGGCAAGTCGACGCTGCTGCGCTGCGTGAACCTGCTGGAGGAGCCGACCAAGGGCCAGGTCTTCGTCGGCGGCACCGAGCTCACCGACCCCGATGTCGACATCGACGCCGTACGCCGTCGTATCGGCATGGTCTTCCAGCAGTTCAACCTCTTCCCGCACCTGTCGGTGACCGAGAACCTCACGCTGCCGCAGCGCCGCGTGCTCGGGCGCGGCAAGGCGGAGGCGGCGAAGGTGGCCGCCGAGAACCTGGAGCGGGTGGGGCTGTCGGAGAAGGCGACGGCCTACCCCGCCTCCCTCTCCGGCGGCCAGCAGCAGCGCGTCGCGATCGCCCGCGCCCTCGCCATGGGGCCCGAGGTGATGCTCTTCGACGAGCCGACGTCGGCGCTCGACCCGGAGCTCGTGGGGGACGTCCTCGCCGTCATGCGCATGCTCGCGAACGAGGGCATGACGATGATGGTGGTGACCCACGAGATGACCTTCGCCCGGGAGGTCGCCGACCGGGTCGTCTTCATGGACGGCGGTGTGATCGTCGAGGACGGCGCCCCGGCCGATGTCATCGGCAACCCGAGCCACGAGCGCACCCGCCACTTCCTCTCCCGCCTCCTCGACCCGGCGATGGCGCAGGTGGAGGAGGAGACCTCGGACCAGGTGGGCGGCCCGGAGAAGTAG
- a CDS encoding amidohydrolase family protein, with protein MSDRAVLHVKGRVLVGRDEDQVRDEVWVVGGRISYDRPAGARDIRTVEGWALPGLVDAHCHVGLGSHGPVEPDVAEKQALTDREAGTLLIRDAGSPSDTRWVDDREDLPKIVRAGRHIARTRRYIRGYAHEIEPDDLVAYVAQEARRGDGWVKLVGDWIDREVGDLAPSWPRDAVGAAIAEAHRLGARVTAHCFAESSLRDLVESGIDCIEHATGLTQELIPLFVERGVAIVPTLVNIATFPQLAAGGEAKFPRWAAHLRGLHERRYDTVRDAYDAGIPVFVGTDAGGTLPHGLVAAEVAELVTAGIPPIQALSATTWGARAWLGRPGLDEGAPADLVVYDTDPRADVRVLAAPRRVVLNGTVVS; from the coding sequence ATGAGCGATCGCGCGGTGCTGCACGTGAAGGGCCGAGTCCTCGTCGGCCGGGACGAGGACCAGGTCCGGGACGAGGTGTGGGTGGTCGGCGGCCGGATCTCATACGACCGTCCCGCCGGCGCCCGCGACATCCGCACCGTCGAGGGCTGGGCGCTGCCCGGTCTCGTCGACGCGCACTGCCATGTGGGCCTGGGCTCGCACGGGCCGGTCGAGCCGGACGTCGCCGAGAAGCAGGCGCTGACCGACCGCGAGGCGGGCACCCTGCTGATCCGTGACGCCGGCTCGCCCTCCGACACCCGCTGGGTCGACGACCGCGAGGACCTCCCGAAGATCGTCCGGGCGGGCCGGCACATCGCCCGCACCCGCCGCTACATCCGCGGCTACGCCCACGAGATCGAGCCCGACGACCTGGTCGCGTACGTCGCCCAGGAGGCCCGGCGCGGCGACGGCTGGGTCAAACTGGTCGGCGACTGGATCGACCGTGAGGTGGGCGACCTCGCCCCCAGCTGGCCCCGGGACGCGGTCGGGGCGGCCATCGCCGAGGCCCATCGGCTGGGCGCGCGGGTCACGGCGCACTGCTTCGCCGAGAGCTCGCTGCGCGACCTGGTCGAGTCGGGCATCGACTGCATCGAGCACGCGACGGGCCTCACACAGGAGCTGATCCCGCTGTTCGTGGAGCGCGGCGTGGCGATCGTCCCCACGCTCGTGAACATCGCGACGTTCCCGCAGCTCGCGGCCGGCGGCGAGGCCAAGTTCCCGCGTTGGGCGGCCCATCTGCGCGGCCTCCACGAACGCCGCTACGACACCGTGCGCGACGCCTACGACGCCGGCATCCCGGTCTTCGTCGGCACGGACGCCGGCGGCACCCTGCCGCACGGTCTGGTGGCCGCGGAGGTCGCCGAACTGGTCACGGCGGGCATCCCGCCGATCCAGGCGCTCTCGGCGACGACCTGGGGCGCACGCGCGTGGCTCGGACGCCCCGGCCTGGACGAGGGCGCCCCCGCGGACCTCGTCGTCTACGACACGGACCCGCGCGCGGACGTACGGGTGCTGGCGGCGCCGCGCCGGGTGGTGCTGAACGGGACGGTGGTGAGCTGA
- a CDS encoding SCO1860 family LAETG-anchored protein, which produces MNGNTFRMPARARRVATVVAATALAAGPAALTGAGPAHARGDQGRASATVLRTGLDVALLDKTVDVPLAVSLNEVRAPQSAEKTALTAELNGVDGGKPFSVLRADVAEAKATVDGASAEASTRLAHAKLHIPGLPLLSLIEVGAVTSKATCEAGKAPVAAANLLGSVTVLGKKVSVSTGGTTDVKVPGVGEVRLDLSKRETTSRTAAATALELTVSINPLNLNVAHVTGTLSLAEATCETPAAPQQEEGQEQGQGQQEGQGQGQGQGQGQEQGQGQDRSAESSRAPAGDVKAQSAPAQADLAQTGGSSTTPYLAGGAVALLLAGGGAVALARRRG; this is translated from the coding sequence TTGAACGGCAACACCTTCCGCATGCCCGCACGCGCCCGTCGCGTCGCCACCGTCGTGGCGGCCACGGCCCTGGCCGCAGGTCCCGCGGCCCTGACCGGCGCGGGCCCCGCCCACGCGAGGGGCGACCAGGGCCGGGCGAGCGCGACCGTCCTGCGCACCGGCCTCGACGTGGCCCTGCTCGACAAGACCGTCGACGTCCCCCTCGCCGTCTCCCTCAACGAGGTGCGGGCCCCGCAGAGCGCCGAGAAGACCGCGCTCACCGCCGAGTTGAACGGCGTCGACGGCGGAAAGCCCTTCAGCGTCCTGCGCGCGGACGTCGCCGAGGCCAAGGCGACGGTCGACGGCGCGTCGGCCGAGGCCTCCACCCGCCTCGCGCACGCCAAGCTGCACATCCCCGGGCTCCCGCTGCTCTCCCTCATCGAGGTCGGCGCGGTCACCTCGAAGGCGACCTGCGAGGCCGGCAAGGCCCCGGTCGCCGCCGCCAACCTGCTCGGCTCGGTGACGGTCCTGGGCAAGAAGGTGTCGGTGAGCACGGGCGGCACGACGGACGTGAAGGTGCCGGGCGTGGGCGAGGTCCGCCTGGACCTGTCCAAGCGCGAGACGACGTCCCGCACGGCAGCCGCCACCGCCCTCGAACTCACCGTCTCCATCAACCCGTTGAACCTCAACGTCGCCCACGTCACCGGCACCCTGAGCCTCGCCGAGGCCACCTGCGAGACACCCGCCGCGCCGCAACAGGAAGAGGGGCAGGAGCAGGGACAGGGTCAGCAAGAGGGACAGGGACAGGGACAGGGACAGGGACAGGGACAGGAGCAGGGGCAGGGACAGGACCGGTCCGCCGAGTCGAGCCGTGCCCCGGCCGGTGACGTGAAGGCGCAGAGCGCGCCCGCACAGGCGGACCTTGCGCAGACCGGGGGCAGTTCGACGACCCCGTACCTCGCGGGCGGCGCTGTGGCGCTGCTGCTCGCGGGCGGGGGAGCGGTGGCGCTGGCCCGCCGCCGCGGCTGA